A stretch of Lathamus discolor isolate bLatDis1 unplaced genomic scaffold, bLatDis1.hap1 Scaffold_197, whole genome shotgun sequence DNA encodes these proteins:
- the BEST2 gene encoding bestrophin-2 isoform X4, translated as MVFKAPGQGLWPQSRGGRPSAALAECPHQRPGVPRPAMTVTYTSRVATTRFGGFSRLLLLWRGSIYKLLYRELLLFLTAYLVLSLAYRFLLSEAQKRLFEKLVLYCDKSANLIPVSFVLALPVPLAAAAGFYVALVLERWWGQFRAVPAPDGLMLAVAGSVHGADARGRLLRRTLLRYGSLAALLVLRAVSSAARKRFPTADHLVQAGFLTRGERRRLEGLRSPHNQFWVPCVWFTALAAQARREGRVRDDCALKLLMEELNRFRGHCSLLFHYDWISVPLVYTQVAEQLINPFGEDDDDFETNTLIDRNFQVSMLAVDELYGEVPALERDRYWDAASPRVPYTAAAAPLRQPPFRGSACDITLAKEEMQFLPLEDIGETPESQLGNGDSPRGDKATLTDMPGADSAPHEHWLLHPSADDMV; from the exons ATGGTATTTAAGGCCCCAGGACAGGGCCTGTGGCCCCAGAGCCGTGGTGGCCGCCCCAGTGCAGCTCTTGCTGAG TGTCCCCACCAGCGTCCGGGTGTCCCTAGACCTGCCATGACGGTGACATACACGTCCCGCGTGGCCACCACACGCTTCGGGGGCTTCtcgcggctgctgctgctctggcgTGGGAGCATCTACAAACTGCTCTaccgggagctgctgctcttcctcaccGCCTACCTGGTGCTCAGCCTGGCCTACCG GTTCCTGCTGTCGGAGGCGCAGAAGAGGCTCTTTGAGAAGCTTGTGCTTTACTGTGACAAATCAGCCAACCTCATCCCCGTGTCCTTCGTGCTAG CGCTCCCCGTGCCCCTCGCTGCCGCCGCAGGGTTCTACGTGGCGCTGGTGCTGGAGCGCTGGTGGGGGCAGTTCCGCGCCGTGCCCGCTCCCGACGGGCTGATGCTGGCGGTGGCCGGGAGCGTGCACGGCGCGGACGCGCGCGGGCGGCTGCTGCGCCGGACGCTGCTGCGCTACGGGAGCCTGGCGGCGCTGCTCGTGCTGCGCGCGGTCAGCTCCGCGGCGCGCAAGCGTTTCCCCACCGCCGACCACCTCGTGCAGGCGG GGTTCCTGACTCggggggagcggcggcggctcgAGGGGCTCCGCTCCCCCCACAACCAGTTCTGGGTCCCCTGCGTCTGGTTCACGGCTCTGGCAGCGCAGGCGCGGCGCGAGGGGCGGGTGCGCGATGACTGCGCCCTGAAGCTCCTCATGGAG GAGCTGAACCGCTTccgggggcactgcagcctcctcttccaCTACGACTGGATCAGCGTTCCACTGGTGTACACCCAG GTGGCTGAGCAGCTCATCAACCCCTTTGGGGAGGACGACGATGACTTTGAGACCAACACACTGATTGACCGCAACTTCCAG GTCTCCATGCTGGCAGTGGATGAGCTGTACGGGGAGGTGCCGGCGCTGGAGCGAGACCGGTACTGGGACGCCGCCAGCCCGCGGGTGCCGTACACGGCCGCAGCCGCGCCGCTGCGCCAGCCACCGTTCCGCGGCTCCGCCTGTGACATCAC ATTGGCCAAGGAGGAGATGCAGTTCCTGCCACTGGAGGATATTGGGGAGACCCCCGAGTCCCAGCTGGGGAATGGGGACAGCCCAAGGGGAGACAAAGCCACCCTGACGGACATGCCAGGGGCGGACAGTGCCCCCCACGAGCACTGGCTCCTGCACCCCAGTGCTGACGACATGGTTTGA
- the BEST2 gene encoding bestrophin-2 isoform X3 encodes MVFKAPGQGLWPQSRGGRPSAALAECPHQRPGVPRPAMTVTYTSRVATTRFGGFSRLLLLWRGSIYKLLYRELLLFLTAYLVLSLAYRFLLSEAQKRLFEKLVLYCDKSANLIPVSFVLALPVPLAAAAGFYVALVLERWWGQFRAVPAPDGLMLAVAGSVHGADARGRLLRRTLLRYGSLAALLVLRAVSSAARKRFPTADHLVQAGFLTRGERRRLEGLRSPHNQFWVPCVWFTALAAQARREGRVRDDCALKLLMEELNRFRGHCSLLFHYDWISVPLVYTQFLDPAQGYAGHELDLGVPVFTLLQFFFYVGWLKVAEQLINPFGEDDDDFETNTLIDRNFQVSMLAVDELYGEVPALERDRYWDAASPRVPYTAAAAPLRQPPFRGSACDITLAKEEMQFLPLEDIGETPESQLGNGDSPRGDKATLTDMPGADSAPHEHWLLHPSADDMV; translated from the exons ATGGTATTTAAGGCCCCAGGACAGGGCCTGTGGCCCCAGAGCCGTGGTGGCCGCCCCAGTGCAGCTCTTGCTGAG TGTCCCCACCAGCGTCCGGGTGTCCCTAGACCTGCCATGACGGTGACATACACGTCCCGCGTGGCCACCACACGCTTCGGGGGCTTCtcgcggctgctgctgctctggcgTGGGAGCATCTACAAACTGCTCTaccgggagctgctgctcttcctcaccGCCTACCTGGTGCTCAGCCTGGCCTACCG GTTCCTGCTGTCGGAGGCGCAGAAGAGGCTCTTTGAGAAGCTTGTGCTTTACTGTGACAAATCAGCCAACCTCATCCCCGTGTCCTTCGTGCTAG CGCTCCCCGTGCCCCTCGCTGCCGCCGCAGGGTTCTACGTGGCGCTGGTGCTGGAGCGCTGGTGGGGGCAGTTCCGCGCCGTGCCCGCTCCCGACGGGCTGATGCTGGCGGTGGCCGGGAGCGTGCACGGCGCGGACGCGCGCGGGCGGCTGCTGCGCCGGACGCTGCTGCGCTACGGGAGCCTGGCGGCGCTGCTCGTGCTGCGCGCGGTCAGCTCCGCGGCGCGCAAGCGTTTCCCCACCGCCGACCACCTCGTGCAGGCGG GGTTCCTGACTCggggggagcggcggcggctcgAGGGGCTCCGCTCCCCCCACAACCAGTTCTGGGTCCCCTGCGTCTGGTTCACGGCTCTGGCAGCGCAGGCGCGGCGCGAGGGGCGGGTGCGCGATGACTGCGCCCTGAAGCTCCTCATGGAG GAGCTGAACCGCTTccgggggcactgcagcctcctcttccaCTACGACTGGATCAGCGTTCCACTGGTGTACACCCAG TTCCTGGACCCGGCCCAGGGCTATGCAGGGCACGAGCTGGACCTCGGGGTCCCCGTCTTCACCCTCCTCCAGTTCTTCTTCTACGTGGGGTGGCTCaag GTGGCTGAGCAGCTCATCAACCCCTTTGGGGAGGACGACGATGACTTTGAGACCAACACACTGATTGACCGCAACTTCCAG GTCTCCATGCTGGCAGTGGATGAGCTGTACGGGGAGGTGCCGGCGCTGGAGCGAGACCGGTACTGGGACGCCGCCAGCCCGCGGGTGCCGTACACGGCCGCAGCCGCGCCGCTGCGCCAGCCACCGTTCCGCGGCTCCGCCTGTGACATCAC ATTGGCCAAGGAGGAGATGCAGTTCCTGCCACTGGAGGATATTGGGGAGACCCCCGAGTCCCAGCTGGGGAATGGGGACAGCCCAAGGGGAGACAAAGCCACCCTGACGGACATGCCAGGGGCGGACAGTGCCCCCCACGAGCACTGGCTCCTGCACCCCAGTGCTGACGACATGGTTTGA
- the BEST2 gene encoding bestrophin-2 isoform X1 — MVFKAPGQGLWPQSRGGRPSAALAECPHQRPGVPRPAMTVTYTSRVATTRFGGFSRLLLLWRGSIYKLLYRELLLFLTAYLVLSLAYRFLLSEAQKRLFEKLVLYCDKSANLIPVSFVLALPVPLAAAAGFYVALVLERWWGQFRAVPAPDGLMLAVAGSVHGADARGRLLRRTLLRYGSLAALLVLRAVSSAARKRFPTADHLVQAGFLTRGERRRLEGLRSPHNQFWVPCVWFTALAAQARREGRVRDDCALKLLMEELNRFRGHCSLLFHYDWISVPLVYTQVVTIAVYTFFVTCLIGRQFLDPAQGYAGHELDLGVPVFTLLQFFFYVGWLKVAEQLINPFGEDDDDFETNTLIDRNFQVSMLAVDELYGEVPALERDRYWDAASPRVPYTAAAAPLRQPPFRGSACDITLAKEEMQFLPLEDIGETPESQLGNGDSPRGDKATLTDMPGADSAPHEHWLLHPSADDMV; from the exons ATGGTATTTAAGGCCCCAGGACAGGGCCTGTGGCCCCAGAGCCGTGGTGGCCGCCCCAGTGCAGCTCTTGCTGAG TGTCCCCACCAGCGTCCGGGTGTCCCTAGACCTGCCATGACGGTGACATACACGTCCCGCGTGGCCACCACACGCTTCGGGGGCTTCtcgcggctgctgctgctctggcgTGGGAGCATCTACAAACTGCTCTaccgggagctgctgctcttcctcaccGCCTACCTGGTGCTCAGCCTGGCCTACCG GTTCCTGCTGTCGGAGGCGCAGAAGAGGCTCTTTGAGAAGCTTGTGCTTTACTGTGACAAATCAGCCAACCTCATCCCCGTGTCCTTCGTGCTAG CGCTCCCCGTGCCCCTCGCTGCCGCCGCAGGGTTCTACGTGGCGCTGGTGCTGGAGCGCTGGTGGGGGCAGTTCCGCGCCGTGCCCGCTCCCGACGGGCTGATGCTGGCGGTGGCCGGGAGCGTGCACGGCGCGGACGCGCGCGGGCGGCTGCTGCGCCGGACGCTGCTGCGCTACGGGAGCCTGGCGGCGCTGCTCGTGCTGCGCGCGGTCAGCTCCGCGGCGCGCAAGCGTTTCCCCACCGCCGACCACCTCGTGCAGGCGG GGTTCCTGACTCggggggagcggcggcggctcgAGGGGCTCCGCTCCCCCCACAACCAGTTCTGGGTCCCCTGCGTCTGGTTCACGGCTCTGGCAGCGCAGGCGCGGCGCGAGGGGCGGGTGCGCGATGACTGCGCCCTGAAGCTCCTCATGGAG GAGCTGAACCGCTTccgggggcactgcagcctcctcttccaCTACGACTGGATCAGCGTTCCACTGGTGTACACCCAG GTGGTGACAATCGCCGTCTACACCTTCTTCGTGACGTGCCTCATCGGGCGGCAGTTCCTGGACCCGGCCCAGGGCTATGCAGGGCACGAGCTGGACCTCGGGGTCCCCGTCTTCACCCTCCTCCAGTTCTTCTTCTACGTGGGGTGGCTCaag GTGGCTGAGCAGCTCATCAACCCCTTTGGGGAGGACGACGATGACTTTGAGACCAACACACTGATTGACCGCAACTTCCAG GTCTCCATGCTGGCAGTGGATGAGCTGTACGGGGAGGTGCCGGCGCTGGAGCGAGACCGGTACTGGGACGCCGCCAGCCCGCGGGTGCCGTACACGGCCGCAGCCGCGCCGCTGCGCCAGCCACCGTTCCGCGGCTCCGCCTGTGACATCAC ATTGGCCAAGGAGGAGATGCAGTTCCTGCCACTGGAGGATATTGGGGAGACCCCCGAGTCCCAGCTGGGGAATGGGGACAGCCCAAGGGGAGACAAAGCCACCCTGACGGACATGCCAGGGGCGGACAGTGCCCCCCACGAGCACTGGCTCCTGCACCCCAGTGCTGACGACATGGTTTGA
- the BEST2 gene encoding bestrophin-2 isoform X2, whose amino-acid sequence MVFKAPGQGLWPQSRGGRPSAALAECPHQRPGVPRPAMTVTYTSRVATTRFGGFSRLLLLWRGSIYKLLYRELLLFLTAYLVLSLAYRFLLSEAQKRLFEKLVLYCDKSANLIPVSFVLGFYVALVLERWWGQFRAVPAPDGLMLAVAGSVHGADARGRLLRRTLLRYGSLAALLVLRAVSSAARKRFPTADHLVQAGFLTRGERRRLEGLRSPHNQFWVPCVWFTALAAQARREGRVRDDCALKLLMEELNRFRGHCSLLFHYDWISVPLVYTQVVTIAVYTFFVTCLIGRQFLDPAQGYAGHELDLGVPVFTLLQFFFYVGWLKVAEQLINPFGEDDDDFETNTLIDRNFQVSMLAVDELYGEVPALERDRYWDAASPRVPYTAAAAPLRQPPFRGSACDITLAKEEMQFLPLEDIGETPESQLGNGDSPRGDKATLTDMPGADSAPHEHWLLHPSADDMV is encoded by the exons ATGGTATTTAAGGCCCCAGGACAGGGCCTGTGGCCCCAGAGCCGTGGTGGCCGCCCCAGTGCAGCTCTTGCTGAG TGTCCCCACCAGCGTCCGGGTGTCCCTAGACCTGCCATGACGGTGACATACACGTCCCGCGTGGCCACCACACGCTTCGGGGGCTTCtcgcggctgctgctgctctggcgTGGGAGCATCTACAAACTGCTCTaccgggagctgctgctcttcctcaccGCCTACCTGGTGCTCAGCCTGGCCTACCG GTTCCTGCTGTCGGAGGCGCAGAAGAGGCTCTTTGAGAAGCTTGTGCTTTACTGTGACAAATCAGCCAACCTCATCCCCGTGTCCTTCGTGCTAG GGTTCTACGTGGCGCTGGTGCTGGAGCGCTGGTGGGGGCAGTTCCGCGCCGTGCCCGCTCCCGACGGGCTGATGCTGGCGGTGGCCGGGAGCGTGCACGGCGCGGACGCGCGCGGGCGGCTGCTGCGCCGGACGCTGCTGCGCTACGGGAGCCTGGCGGCGCTGCTCGTGCTGCGCGCGGTCAGCTCCGCGGCGCGCAAGCGTTTCCCCACCGCCGACCACCTCGTGCAGGCGG GGTTCCTGACTCggggggagcggcggcggctcgAGGGGCTCCGCTCCCCCCACAACCAGTTCTGGGTCCCCTGCGTCTGGTTCACGGCTCTGGCAGCGCAGGCGCGGCGCGAGGGGCGGGTGCGCGATGACTGCGCCCTGAAGCTCCTCATGGAG GAGCTGAACCGCTTccgggggcactgcagcctcctcttccaCTACGACTGGATCAGCGTTCCACTGGTGTACACCCAG GTGGTGACAATCGCCGTCTACACCTTCTTCGTGACGTGCCTCATCGGGCGGCAGTTCCTGGACCCGGCCCAGGGCTATGCAGGGCACGAGCTGGACCTCGGGGTCCCCGTCTTCACCCTCCTCCAGTTCTTCTTCTACGTGGGGTGGCTCaag GTGGCTGAGCAGCTCATCAACCCCTTTGGGGAGGACGACGATGACTTTGAGACCAACACACTGATTGACCGCAACTTCCAG GTCTCCATGCTGGCAGTGGATGAGCTGTACGGGGAGGTGCCGGCGCTGGAGCGAGACCGGTACTGGGACGCCGCCAGCCCGCGGGTGCCGTACACGGCCGCAGCCGCGCCGCTGCGCCAGCCACCGTTCCGCGGCTCCGCCTGTGACATCAC ATTGGCCAAGGAGGAGATGCAGTTCCTGCCACTGGAGGATATTGGGGAGACCCCCGAGTCCCAGCTGGGGAATGGGGACAGCCCAAGGGGAGACAAAGCCACCCTGACGGACATGCCAGGGGCGGACAGTGCCCCCCACGAGCACTGGCTCCTGCACCCCAGTGCTGACGACATGGTTTGA